In Bacillus toyonensis BCT-7112, a single window of DNA contains:
- a CDS encoding DUF3149 domain-containing protein, with the protein MKVKFQSIVLYILLVILPTIVIGATFYSYHTYKMKQENKTSAHTVLFLYRDYLDHHLGEAISALEMLAKVVGTETGNINGIKQIVHDTDGNDARFSGLYYVTPEGIITIASESESRPVDVSDRKYIQDALQTKKTTVSSVITDRVLGHQAIIIASPIFNKQKELSGLLLASLRFDYISSSLNAIKPQYHFEVTDKHDVVFLTDDNNETSDAHSNMLTTPLQRLNWKVSVSPLPIHKQTLYQWVAIECIATLFLMSILFLLAQYMLLKRQTKLERQQNELQKIELVGTFAASTAHEIRNPLTGIKGLVALLKEKYKDEQDQFYFSIIEQEIERINEIVSEFLILGKPTAIIEQTYDVRTILNEVALIIQSEANLHNIVFHLHLPDHPVHIRCSKDHMKQVVLNITKNAIEAMTSSDTLTIVVTDNETHAQLQIIDTGKGIPKHIQKHLFHPFFTNKDTGTGLGLVICKRIVEMYDGHIFIDSKENKGTTVHIEIPLHKV; encoded by the coding sequence TTGAAAGTCAAATTCCAAAGCATAGTTTTATATATATTGCTTGTTATCCTACCAACGATAGTGATTGGTGCTACATTTTATTCCTATCATACGTATAAAATGAAGCAGGAAAACAAAACATCTGCTCATACGGTTCTCTTTTTATATAGAGACTATTTAGATCATCACCTTGGTGAAGCAATTTCTGCCTTAGAAATGCTTGCAAAAGTCGTAGGTACCGAGACTGGTAACATAAATGGGATTAAACAAATTGTGCATGATACAGATGGAAACGATGCGCGCTTTTCTGGTCTATATTACGTTACACCAGAAGGAATCATTACCATCGCATCAGAAAGCGAATCAAGACCTGTAGACGTCTCAGACCGCAAGTATATTCAAGACGCATTACAAACTAAGAAAACAACTGTATCATCCGTCATTACAGATCGCGTCCTTGGACATCAAGCTATTATAATCGCTTCCCCAATATTTAACAAACAGAAGGAACTCTCAGGCTTATTGTTAGCAAGTTTACGCTTTGACTACATTTCATCTTCTTTAAATGCTATTAAACCACAATACCATTTCGAAGTAACTGATAAACATGATGTAGTTTTTCTAACTGATGACAATAATGAAACAAGCGATGCGCATTCTAATATGCTCACTACCCCACTCCAAAGGTTAAATTGGAAGGTCTCTGTTTCTCCATTACCTATCCACAAGCAAACTTTATACCAATGGGTTGCAATAGAATGTATAGCTACTTTATTTTTAATGTCTATCTTATTTTTACTCGCTCAATATATGTTATTAAAACGGCAAACAAAGCTGGAAAGACAACAAAATGAACTGCAAAAAATTGAATTGGTTGGAACTTTTGCAGCGAGTACAGCCCACGAAATCCGCAATCCTCTTACGGGAATTAAAGGACTCGTTGCGCTATTAAAAGAAAAATATAAAGATGAACAGGATCAGTTTTACTTTTCCATCATCGAACAAGAAATAGAGAGAATTAATGAAATTGTAAGTGAATTTCTTATTCTTGGAAAGCCAACTGCTATCATTGAACAAACATATGATGTGAGAACTATTCTAAATGAGGTAGCATTGATTATTCAATCTGAGGCGAATCTACATAACATTGTATTCCATCTACATTTGCCAGACCATCCTGTTCATATCCGTTGCTCAAAAGACCATATGAAACAAGTGGTTTTAAACATTACAAAAAATGCAATTGAAGCCATGACTTCTAGTGACACACTAACCATTGTCGTAACAGACAATGAAACACACGCACAATTGCAAATTATTGATACTGGAAAAGGTATTCCAAAACATATTCAAAAACACCTCTTTCATCCGTTCTTTACTAATAAAGATACTGGAACAGGTCTTGGACTTGTCATATGTAAACGAATTGTAGAGATGTACGATGGGCATATTTTTATTGACAGTAAAGAAAACAAAGGAACGACAGTTCATATCGAAATACCGTTACATAAAGTATAA
- a CDS encoding MarR family winged helix-turn-helix transcriptional regulator, with protein sequence MTSNNEREDISQSLKVFIALSRVHRSVMDTTNKSIQSNGLNPTEFAVLELLYHKGGQPLQQIGERILIASGSITYVVDKLEKKGLVKRIPCPNDRRVIYAQLTESGESFIASIFPGHEQVIHQSFEMLTKDEKDELLDLLKKIGKYEK encoded by the coding sequence ATGACATCAAATAATGAACGAGAAGATATTTCTCAATCTTTAAAAGTATTTATTGCATTATCTCGTGTACACCGTTCTGTTATGGATACTACAAATAAATCTATACAAAGTAACGGGTTAAATCCAACTGAATTTGCTGTATTAGAACTGCTATATCATAAAGGTGGTCAACCACTTCAGCAAATTGGTGAGCGCATTTTAATAGCTAGTGGCAGCATTACATATGTTGTAGATAAGCTGGAAAAAAAGGGATTAGTAAAGAGAATCCCATGTCCGAATGACAGACGTGTTATTTATGCGCAATTAACGGAGTCTGGGGAGAGTTTTATTGCTTCTATTTTTCCGGGGCATGAGCAAGTTATACATCAGTCTTTTGAAATGTTAACGAAGGATGAAAAGGATGAATTACTTGATTTGTTGAAAAAAATTGGAAAGTATGAAAAGTGA
- a CDS encoding M3 family oligoendopeptidase codes for MSFKDYEYKRPNIEELKEKFTVALEKFDNTKTVEEQKQVINSINEIRNDFGTMGNLCYIRHSVDTTDAFYKEEQDFFDEYSPVVQGYGTKYYKALISSPFREELEAYYGKQLFALAECDLKTYSDEIVKDLQLENKLSSQYTQLLASAKIDFAGEERTLSQLIPFMQGKERSERKSASEAYYGFLAGNEEELDRIYDELVKVRTKIAKSLGFKNFVELGYARMYRTDYNAEMVANYRQQVLDYIVPVTTELRKRQKARIGVEKLAYYDENFEFATGNPTPKGDADWIINHGKTMYKELSAETDEFFNFMLDNDLLDLVAKKGKAGGGYCTYIENYKAPFIFSNFNGTSGDIDVLTHEAGHAFQVYESRKFEIPEYNWPTYEACEIHSMSMEFFTWPWMKLFFEEDADKYYFSHLSSALLFLPYGVSVDEYQHYVYENPEASPAERKTAWRNIEKKYLPHRDYEDNDYLERGGFWQRQGHIYSSPFYYIDYTLAQICALQFWKRARDNRQEAWEDYVNLCQQGGSKSFLELVEVANLTSPFAEGCVKSVITEIEAWLHAIDDTKL; via the coding sequence ATGTCATTTAAAGACTATGAATATAAACGGCCAAATATTGAAGAATTAAAAGAGAAATTTACTGTTGCTTTAGAGAAATTTGATAACACAAAAACTGTAGAAGAACAAAAACAAGTTATCAATTCAATTAATGAAATTCGCAATGATTTTGGTACAATGGGGAATCTTTGTTACATTCGTCATTCTGTTGATACGACAGATGCTTTTTATAAGGAGGAGCAAGATTTCTTTGATGAATACTCTCCAGTTGTACAAGGATATGGAACAAAATATTATAAGGCGTTAATTAGTTCTCCATTTCGTGAAGAATTAGAAGCCTATTACGGAAAGCAATTATTCGCTCTAGCAGAATGTGATTTAAAAACATATTCAGATGAAATCGTGAAAGATTTACAATTAGAGAATAAATTGTCTTCACAATATACACAGTTGTTAGCATCTGCAAAAATTGACTTTGCGGGAGAAGAAAGAACATTATCGCAACTGATTCCATTTATGCAAGGAAAAGAAAGAAGTGAACGTAAATCAGCAAGTGAAGCATACTACGGATTTTTAGCTGGAAATGAGGAAGAACTAGATCGTATTTATGATGAGCTTGTTAAAGTAAGAACGAAAATTGCGAAATCTTTAGGTTTCAAAAACTTTGTTGAACTAGGATATGCAAGAATGTATCGTACAGATTACAATGCGGAGATGGTTGCGAATTATCGTCAGCAAGTACTTGATTATATCGTTCCAGTTACAACGGAATTAAGAAAGAGACAAAAAGCACGTATCGGTGTAGAAAAGCTAGCATATTACGATGAAAACTTTGAATTTGCTACAGGTAATCCAACTCCAAAAGGAGATGCAGATTGGATTATTAATCATGGGAAAACGATGTATAAAGAGTTATCAGCTGAAACAGATGAATTTTTCAATTTCATGTTAGATAATGATTTATTAGACTTAGTTGCGAAAAAAGGAAAAGCTGGTGGCGGATATTGTACATATATCGAAAATTATAAAGCGCCATTTATTTTCTCAAACTTCAATGGAACATCTGGTGACATTGATGTATTAACACATGAAGCTGGTCATGCTTTCCAAGTATATGAAAGTCGTAAATTTGAAATTCCAGAATATAATTGGCCAACATATGAAGCGTGTGAGATTCATTCTATGAGTATGGAATTCTTTACATGGCCATGGATGAAACTATTCTTTGAAGAAGATGCAGATAAATATTATTTCTCACACTTAAGTTCAGCACTTCTGTTTTTACCATATGGTGTATCTGTCGACGAATACCAACATTATGTATATGAAAATCCAGAAGCATCACCAGCAGAGCGTAAGACAGCATGGCGTAACATAGAGAAGAAATATTTACCGCATCGTGATTATGAAGATAATGATTATTTAGAGCGCGGTGGCTTCTGGCAACGTCAGGGGCATATTTATAGCTCGCCGTTCTACTATATTGACTACACGTTAGCTCAAATTTGTGCACTGCAATTTTGGAAGCGCGCAAGAGATAATAGACAAGAGGCATGGGAAGATTATGTGAACCTTTGCCAACAAGGTGGAAGTAAATCATTCTTAGAATTAGTAGAAGTGGCAAATTTAACATCACCATTTGCTGAAGGTTGTGTGAAAAGTGTCATTACAGAAATTGAAGCATGGTTACATGCGATTGACGACACAAAATTGTAA
- a CDS encoding DinB family protein, producing the protein MLQSNMDVSLESLVNSLQSTRSTLLSEIEMLNDTEVNVKPRRDKWSIIQILHHLHLVEQSVTSALVYALHKNERNATPFKDLQLTLDRTHKREAPQQMQPTETLMKKQQGIQLLEHSRQELLHALHSIIDEKELVENGLKHPVFNDLNLYQWVQFLDLHEQRHLTQLKEAKYAILQR; encoded by the coding sequence ATGCTTCAATCTAATATGGATGTGAGTTTAGAAAGTTTGGTGAACTCATTGCAGTCTACCCGAAGCACGCTATTATCAGAAATTGAAATGTTAAATGATACAGAAGTGAATGTAAAGCCACGCCGTGATAAATGGAGTATTATTCAAATTTTACATCACTTACATTTAGTTGAACAATCTGTCACATCTGCCCTTGTATATGCTCTACACAAAAATGAAAGAAATGCGACTCCATTTAAAGACCTCCAACTTACGCTTGATCGCACACATAAAAGAGAAGCTCCTCAGCAAATGCAACCAACAGAAACTTTAATGAAAAAACAGCAAGGAATTCAATTGCTAGAACATTCACGACAAGAACTATTACATGCGCTTCATAGTATCATAGATGAAAAAGAATTAGTTGAAAATGGATTAAAGCATCCTGTTTTTAATGATTTGAATTTGTATCAGTGGGTTCAATTTCTTGATTTACATGAACAAAGACATCTTACACAGTTAAAAGAGGCGAAATACGCAATTTTGCAGCGATAA
- a CDS encoding DUF6254 family protein produces MSKKKREEERAWKARKENQKPHGKVKAFAELVEGTEKT; encoded by the coding sequence ATGTCCAAGAAAAAGAGAGAAGAAGAGCGTGCTTGGAAAGCACGTAAAGAGAATCAAAAACCACATGGAAAAGTGAAAGCTTTTGCTGAATTAGTTGAAGGAACAGAAAAAACGTGA
- the kinB gene encoding sporulation sensor histidine kinase KinB yields MLIYHLFWNQKGKRSPKLNSAIFIVLCCLATILCITFAAKTNNGFQFDMRHIVLIVGTLTGGPIAGGSILAVLNIYRFLLGGIGVFPSLIASIVLFIVLLLTYKFFNRTSNRIKIALAIIYSLTYGFSWIPFFLSEVTNKVDYIPHIIVYELCTMLGTILILYLLHILQTQVRLQNELMNAEKFHLIGEMAASISHEIRNPLTSTKGFLQLLQSDTCTEQERKLYIDIAINGIEQANHVLTDYLTFAKPSIEKEQTLQLEEELLHALSLITPLANLTNVRTHYIKQSTSFFIAGEKQKLNQCLLNILKNCIEAMPKGGDLYFTLVPDHKHIQLYIKDTGVGMDQEQVKRLGSPFYSTKEKGTGLGMMVVFSVVQAMNGKIDIISEKGIGTTFLLTFPLIQKT; encoded by the coding sequence ATGCTTATTTATCACTTATTTTGGAATCAAAAAGGGAAACGGTCTCCTAAATTAAATTCAGCTATATTTATTGTACTGTGTTGCCTCGCTACAATACTATGTATCACTTTTGCAGCAAAAACAAATAATGGTTTTCAATTTGATATGCGTCATATCGTATTAATTGTCGGTACATTGACAGGAGGGCCTATTGCTGGTGGTTCTATTTTAGCTGTATTAAACATATATCGCTTCTTATTAGGAGGAATAGGTGTTTTCCCATCCCTTATCGCTTCTATTGTTCTATTTATTGTTCTACTATTAACGTACAAATTTTTCAATCGAACTTCTAATCGTATAAAAATAGCACTTGCTATTATTTACAGTCTCACATATGGATTTAGCTGGATACCCTTCTTCCTTTCAGAAGTTACAAATAAGGTAGATTATATACCCCATATTATTGTGTATGAGTTATGTACGATGCTTGGTACGATCCTTATTTTATATTTACTACACATATTACAAACTCAGGTTCGTCTCCAAAATGAGCTTATGAACGCTGAGAAATTTCATTTAATCGGTGAAATGGCAGCTTCCATCTCGCACGAAATTCGCAATCCTTTAACTTCAACGAAAGGATTTTTACAACTATTGCAGTCTGATACATGTACCGAGCAAGAACGGAAATTATATATCGATATTGCCATTAATGGTATTGAGCAAGCAAATCATGTTCTCACAGACTATTTAACCTTTGCAAAACCGAGTATTGAAAAAGAACAAACACTACAACTCGAGGAAGAATTACTGCATGCACTATCTTTAATTACACCACTTGCCAATTTAACAAATGTCCGTACTCATTACATAAAGCAAAGTACTTCTTTCTTTATCGCTGGAGAGAAGCAAAAACTAAACCAATGCTTATTAAATATTTTAAAAAACTGCATTGAAGCTATGCCAAAAGGTGGCGATCTTTATTTCACATTAGTTCCTGATCATAAGCATATCCAGCTATATATAAAAGATACAGGAGTTGGCATGGATCAAGAACAGGTGAAGCGCCTCGGTTCTCCTTTCTATTCAACGAAAGAAAAAGGGACTGGTCTTGGAATGATGGTTGTATTCAGTGTTGTTCAAGCTATGAATGGAAAAATTGATATTATAAGTGAAAAAGGAATCGGTACAACCTTCTTATTAACCTTTCCACTCATACAAAAAACGTGA
- the queC gene encoding 7-cyano-7-deazaguanine synthase QueC: MKKEKAVVVFSGGQDSTTCLFWAIEQFAEVEAVTFNYNQRHKLEIDCAVEIAKELGIKHTVLDMSLLNQLAPNALTRTDMEITHEEGELPSTFVDGRNLLFLSFAAVLAKQVEARHIVTGVCETDFSGYPDCRDVFVKSLNVTLNLSMDYPFVIHTPLMWIDKADTWKLSDELGAFEFVREKTLTCYNGIIGDGCGECPACQLRKAGLDTYLQEREGANN, encoded by the coding sequence ATGAAAAAAGAAAAAGCAGTTGTTGTTTTTAGTGGTGGACAAGATAGTACAACATGTTTATTTTGGGCAATAGAGCAGTTTGCAGAAGTAGAAGCTGTAACATTTAATTACAATCAACGTCATAAATTAGAAATTGATTGTGCAGTGGAAATTGCGAAAGAGCTAGGAATTAAACATACGGTACTAGATATGAGTCTATTAAATCAACTTGCTCCAAATGCGTTAACGAGAACGGATATGGAGATTACACATGAAGAAGGTGAATTGCCATCGACATTTGTAGATGGACGAAATTTACTATTCTTATCATTTGCTGCTGTATTAGCAAAACAAGTTGAGGCACGTCATATTGTAACGGGTGTATGTGAAACTGATTTTAGTGGTTATCCAGATTGCCGTGACGTGTTTGTGAAATCGTTAAACGTTACATTAAATTTATCTATGGATTATCCATTTGTCATTCATACACCACTTATGTGGATTGATAAAGCAGACACGTGGAAATTATCTGATGAACTTGGCGCATTCGAGTTTGTTAGAGAAAAAACATTAACATGTTATAACGGAATCATTGGTGATGGTTGCGGTGAATGTCCAGCATGTCAACTTCGTAAAGCAGGATTAGATACGTACTTACAAGAACGCGAAGGAGCGAACAACTAA
- the queD gene encoding 6-carboxytetrahydropterin synthase QueD — translation MDNFFGFRIVENLQKMDKDIQRKQLKYHNKRVMVSKEFTFDAAHHLHCYEGKCKNLHGHTYKVVFGISGYVNEIGLAIDFGDIKEIWKNEIEIYLDHRYLNETLPAMNTTAENMVVWIYEKMAEALTKDNRVNEYKGARVEFVRLFETPTSYAEVRREWMLDE, via the coding sequence ATGGATAATTTCTTTGGATTTCGCATCGTAGAAAATTTGCAAAAAATGGACAAGGATATTCAACGTAAACAACTCAAATATCATAATAAAAGAGTAATGGTCAGCAAGGAATTTACATTTGATGCAGCGCACCATTTACACTGTTATGAAGGAAAATGTAAAAACTTACATGGTCACACATATAAAGTTGTATTTGGGATTAGTGGATATGTAAATGAAATAGGCCTTGCAATTGACTTTGGAGATATAAAAGAAATTTGGAAAAACGAAATTGAAATATATTTAGATCATCGTTATTTAAACGAAACATTACCAGCGATGAATACGACTGCTGAGAATATGGTCGTTTGGATTTATGAAAAGATGGCAGAAGCATTAACGAAAGATAATCGTGTGAACGAATATAAAGGAGCTCGTGTTGAATTTGTTCGTCTATTTGAGACGCCAACTAGTTATGCGGAAGTAAGACGGGAGTGGATGCTCGATGAGTAA
- the queE gene encoding 7-carboxy-7-deazaguanine synthase QueE, with protein MSKIPVLEIFGPTIQGEGMVVGQKTMFIRTAGCDYSCSWCDSAFTWDGSAKDQIRQMPAEDIWNELVEIGGENFSHVTISGGNPVLLKNIESLLSILKENGMRTAIETQGSKWQDWLLQIDEITISPKPPSSGMKTDYQKLDAVIQKLAGKDISLKVVVFDDRDFEYAVKMHERYPSVPFFLQVGNDDTKTVDDAMLIKKLLDKYEWLIEKAVNCKKMNDAKVLPQLHALVWGNKRGV; from the coding sequence ATGAGTAAAATTCCTGTCTTAGAAATATTCGGTCCGACTATTCAAGGAGAAGGCATGGTTGTCGGGCAAAAGACTATGTTTATTCGAACTGCTGGCTGTGACTATAGCTGTTCTTGGTGTGATTCTGCTTTTACATGGGATGGATCGGCAAAAGATCAAATTAGACAAATGCCAGCGGAAGACATTTGGAATGAGCTTGTTGAAATTGGAGGAGAAAATTTCTCTCATGTTACGATTTCGGGTGGGAATCCTGTTTTATTGAAAAATATTGAGTCGCTTCTTTCTATATTAAAAGAGAATGGGATGCGAACGGCGATAGAAACACAAGGGAGTAAATGGCAAGATTGGTTACTTCAAATTGATGAGATAACCATTTCGCCAAAACCACCAAGTTCGGGAATGAAAACAGATTATCAAAAGTTAGATGCTGTAATTCAGAAACTAGCAGGAAAAGATATTAGTTTAAAAGTAGTAGTATTCGATGATCGCGACTTTGAATATGCAGTTAAGATGCACGAACGTTATCCATCTGTACCATTTTTCTTACAAGTAGGGAACGATGATACGAAAACAGTGGATGATGCAATGCTTATTAAAAAATTATTAGATAAGTATGAGTGGCTTATTGAAAAAGCTGTTAATTGTAAAAAAATGAATGATGCGAAAGTATTGCCGCAGCTTCATGCGTTAGTATGGGGAAATAAACGAGGCGTATAA
- the queF gene encoding preQ(1) synthase, whose protein sequence is MAGRLDEDLKDVTLLGNQNTKYLFEYSPEILEVFDNNHPNRDYFVKFNCPEFTSLCPKTGQPDFATIYISYIPEQRMVESKSLKLYLFSFRNHGDFHEDCMNVIMNDLIKLMDPRYIEVWGKFTPRGGISIDPYCNYGRPGTKYEQMADYRMMNHDLYPETIDNR, encoded by the coding sequence ATGGCAGGAAGATTAGATGAAGATTTAAAAGATGTAACATTATTAGGAAATCAAAATACAAAATATTTATTTGAATATAGCCCAGAAATTTTAGAGGTATTTGATAATAACCATCCAAACCGTGATTACTTTGTAAAATTCAATTGTCCTGAATTTACAAGCTTATGCCCGAAAACAGGACAACCAGACTTTGCAACAATTTATATTAGCTACATTCCTGAACAAAGAATGGTAGAGAGTAAATCTTTAAAGTTATATTTATTTAGCTTCCGCAATCACGGTGACTTCCACGAAGATTGTATGAATGTAATTATGAATGATTTAATTAAATTAATGGATCCGCGTTACATTGAAGTATGGGGCAAATTCACACCACGTGGTGGTATTTCAATTGATCCATATTGCAACTACGGTCGACCAGGAACGAAGTATGAACAAATGGCAGATTACCGTATGATGAACCACGATCTATATCCGGAAACGATTGATAATCGTTAA
- a CDS encoding YkvS family protein: MQIAETGDIIEFKGGMQGRVQKVNQNSVIVDITIMENFRELDMEPLTVVSHKNYTVINQNA; this comes from the coding sequence ATGCAGATCGCAGAAACTGGAGATATCATCGAATTTAAAGGTGGAATGCAAGGCCGTGTTCAAAAGGTAAATCAAAACTCTGTTATTGTTGATATAACAATTATGGAGAATTTTAGAGAACTAGATATGGAACCTCTTACAGTTGTAAGTCATAAAAACTATACTGTCATTAATCAAAATGCATAA